In Topomyia yanbarensis strain Yona2022 chromosome 2, ASM3024719v1, whole genome shotgun sequence, one DNA window encodes the following:
- the LOC131682411 gene encoding uncharacterized protein DDB_G0290685-like, with the protein MKLLIVLCFGTLALAAPAPAPQQKQPIDFLLDLNQDVLVSDREVKASVKPLSAAQVAASTGTASTSAPTGQEEDFIEQADVRESQGDSRTSVNQPDVDKNEYDEQEELSVENGQDSDERHTGPETGDTNEKVSKEDTTIRVYDEDENTNNEKDLQQYQDQAEQEKDIYQHNDRVIDSYQKEFDNSQTKESQQSVEPVIETNSGVGAINDAQDVQVQPDQLFNHGTLVFDRSTIAATGQEANLQTTTPFNVKNWHDDHGSGSGGWHPKFDFQDHEHGTHFHGMPPPWAHWHHHGDDHDHDHNHGHGHRGHNHDQNDYENQFHGHGFHRGGPWKWH; encoded by the exons ATGAAGTTGCTAATTGTCCTGTGCTTTGGGACGCTTGCGTTGGCTGCTCCTGCGCCGGCTCCTCAACAAAAACAACCGATTGATTTCCTGTTGGATTTAAATCAGGATGTGCTGGTTAGCGATAGGGAAGTTAAGGCTTCTGTGAAGCCTTTGTCAGCGGCACAGGTGGCCGCCAGTACGGGTACCGCTTCGACATCGGCACCAACCGGGCAGGAAGAAGATTTTATAGAACAGGCGGATGTTCGTGAATCTCAAGGAGACTCTAGGACAAGTGTCAACCAACCAGACGTTGATAAGAATGAATATGATGAACAGGAGGAGTTGAGTGTTGAAAACGGCCAGGATAGTGATGAACGGCATACCGGACCAGAAACTGGTGATACGAACGAGAAAGTTTCTAAAGAAGATACCACAATTCGAGTATATGATGAGGACGAAAATACGAATAACGAAAAAGATCTTCAACAATATCAGGATCAAGCAGAACAAGAGAAAGATATTTATCAACATAACGATCGAGTGATAGATAGCTACCAAAAGGAATTCGACAATTCGCAAACAAAGGAATCTCAACAAAGCGTGGAGCCAGTGATTGAAACAAATTCTGGAGTCGGTGCCATAAACGATGCTCAAGACGTTCAAGTTCAACCTGATCAACTTTTCAATCACGGTACTTTGGTGTTCGATCGAAGCACCATTGCTGCTACTGGTCAGGAGGCGAACCTCCAGACAACAACACCTTTTAATGTGAAAAATTGGCATGACGATCATGGATCTG GATCCGGAGGATGGCACCCAAAATTTGATTTCCAGGACCATGAGCATGGAACTCATTTCCACGGAATGCCTCCACCATGGGCTCACTGGCATCATCATGGTGACGATCACGATCATGATCATAACCATGGTCATGGTCATCGAGGTCACAATCATGATCAGAATGATTACGAAAACCAATTCCACGGCCATGGATTCCATCGGGGTGGCCCATGGAAATGGCACTAG